The following proteins come from a genomic window of Loxodonta africana isolate mLoxAfr1 chromosome 19, mLoxAfr1.hap2, whole genome shotgun sequence:
- the LRRC74B gene encoding leucine-rich repeat-containing protein 74B, with protein sequence MAGAPCEISGENEGPEEEAGAASGPLGGVQEAAEVVDTDSDSDLEMEGAPEQGELGLAPHLGGYSRGGLGRKLGLEWAGTPVQQGAHPSAGCPLARCPPPSSWSFRSPPLEHTSKMQKLFGTVAFSIVPASCFQRQGSASELTLRHRGLGPQVQGAQILASVLSSSPHIKRLDLRDNGLCAAGAEALVGALSKSSCICDVDLSENQLGAAGVQALCAALMANPAVRKLQLAGNDLEEQAARYLAELLLVHTSLQSLDLSYNELSDGAGETLGPALAENSGLIELNMSWNHLRGPGAVAFARGLESNIFLKVLDISYNGFGDPGASAVGEVLKANNMLEELNMSNNRISAVGALGLGLGLRVNQTLRILIVSRNPMRSEGCFGVLKSVQDNPESALELLDFSDSQVNREFDDLAKAVKVILPGLCVKTGVRRVEYKKELLPVFRASLPSSASN encoded by the exons ATGGCTGGGGCACCCTGCGAGATATCTGGGGAGAACGAAGGGCCGGAGGAAGAGGCGGGGGCGGCCTCTGGGCCTCTCGGAGGGGTCCAGGAGGCCGCGGAGGTTGTGGACACGGATTCGGATTCTGACCTGGAGATGGAAGGTGCCCCTGAACAGGGTGAGCTAGGCCTGGCTCCTCACCTTGGGGGCTACTcccgcgggggtctggggagaaAACTGGGGCTGGAGTGGGCAGGGACCCCTGTCCAGCAGGGAGCTCACCCCTCAGCCGGTTGCCCCCTAGCCCGGTGCCCTCCCCCATCTTCCTGGAGCTTCAGGAGTCCACCACTGGAGCACACTTCCAAAATGCAAAAACTCTTTGGAACAGT GGCCTTCAGCATCGTGCCTGCCTCCTGCTTTCAGCGCCAAGGGAGCGCCTCAGAGCTGACCCTGCGGCACCGTGGTCTAGGGCCACAG GTTCAGGGGGCCCAGATTCTGGCTTCTGTGTTGTCCTCCAGTCCCCACATCAAGCGGCTGGACCTTCGAGACAATGGGCTCTGTGCAGCTGGGGCAGAAGCCCTGGTAGGGGCCCTGAGCAAAAGCAGCTGCATCTGTG ATGTGGACCTATCGGAGAACCAGCTGGGAGCAGCGGGAGTCCAGGCCCTCTGTGCCGCCCTCATGGCAAACCCAGCTGTGCGAAAGTTGCAGCTGGCAGGAAATGACCTGGAGGAGCAGGCGGCCCGGTACCTGGCTGAGCTCTTGCTGGTCCACACGAGCCTGCAGTCCCTGGACCTGAGCTATAATGAGCTGAGTGATGGAGCAG GGGAGACCCTTGGACCAGCCCTGGCAGAAAACTCAGGACTCATCGAGCTTAACATGAGCTGGAATCACCTTCGAGGCCCAGGAGCTGTAGCCTTTGCCAGGGGACTGGAG TCAAACATCTTCCTGAAAGTCCTGGACATCTCATACAATGGCTTTGGTGACCCTGGGGCCTCCGCCGTGGGTGAGGTCCTCAAGGCCAACAACATGCTGGAGGAGCTCAACATGAG CAACAACCGCATCTCAGCAGTGGGagccctgggcctgggcctgggcctccGGGTCAACCAGACACTGAGGATTCTTATT GTGTCCAGGAATCCCATGCGAAGTGAAGGCTGCTTTGGTGTTCTCAAGTCTGTCCAGGATAACCCAGAATCTGCCCTAGAACTGCTGGATTTCTCT GATAGCCAGGTGAACAGAGAGTTTGATGACCTTGCTAAAGCAGTGAAGGTAATTCTTCCAGGGCTGTGCGTAAAAACTGGTGTTCGCAGAGTGGAATACAAAAAAGAGTTGCTGCCAGTCTTCAGAGCATCCCTACCATCATCTGCTTCTAACTGA